In Zingiber officinale cultivar Zhangliang chromosome 3B, Zo_v1.1, whole genome shotgun sequence, a single window of DNA contains:
- the LOC122055205 gene encoding uncharacterized protein LOC122055205: MADKLLKDYAPPYARGVRSSITRPPIEANNFEIKPAVIHMVQQNQFRGGPHEDPNHYLELFYEICGMMKVNDAPPESVSLDSVSGGALMNKSLDEAEEIIENVAQNHHQWASKRSGGAFSGHQMKALGKFEVDAFMLMSAKLDALTKKFETMGINTANVIACVCDICGSTDHA; the protein is encoded by the exons ATGGCCGACAAATTGCTGAAAGATTACGCGCCACCCtatgcacgaggggttcggtCCAGCATCACCCGACCTCCTATTGAAGCCAACAACTTTGAGATCAAGCCTGCAGTAATTCACATGGTCCAGCAGAATCAATTCAGAGGAGGACCGCACGAAGACCCGAACCATTATCTAGAGCTGTTCTATGAAATATGTGGCATGATGAAGGTGAACGACGCCCCTCCAGAATCA gtatccctGGACTCTGTGTCAGGAGGGGCGTtgatgaacaagagccttgatgaagcagAAGAAATaatagagaatgtggcacagaaccaccatcagtgggcatcTAAAAGATCAGGTGGAGCGTTCTCAGGACATCAGATGAAGGCATTAGGAAAATTCGAGGTGGACGCATTTATgctcatgtctgcaaagctggaCGCCCTGACCAAGAAGTTTGAAACAATGGGGATCAACACAGCTAATGTCATAGCATGTGTTTGCGACATCTGTGGGAGCACAGACCACGCTTAA